The sequence GCCCTGAAGGGCCTGACTGAAGGCAGCGCTTCAGATGGTAAACCAGTAAGTGCTGCTGTCTATGGTGCCCTGGCGAGTCAAGTATATGGCTCTGTTGCTGACCAAGTTTATGGCTCAGGAAACAACCAGGCTGCAGACCCTGTTTCAGTAGAGGCACCATCCAGTACTGCTGCAGTAAACCCAGCCTATGGTGCAGAGGTGGATCCCCAGGCTGTGTTTGAAGCCGCTCGAGCTCGTTTTATTGAACAGGGACAGCATGTGCTGGCAGAGCAGCAGGCTATTACCAAATCTGACCGGGATCGTAGCCCAATAAGGCGTTCAGCCCCTCTATTGCCTGATCCAGTTCCTCAGCCCATGTCCCAGGCAAGACCCAAACGCAGAGCCCTGCTCCCAACCCCTCCTGGAGGACCAGAACTGCCCACGGCTAAAGATGGAGACCCTATCTCAAGGTAAGCGTTTAACAGTTTAGCGTCTTGGTGCAGGATAAGGCTGTGATATGTAACAAAAtagcaaagaaaaaagaaatttattttagcagaaagaAACCTGCCAGCGAATGAAAGATCGGCTTGCTCTAAATGTGTTTTTAGTGTCTGATATTGACtatgacacttttttttatttaatctatatCTTAGATGCTACGCAGAGTACTATCAACAGTACCAGCAGTACCAACAATACCAGCAGTATCAACAGTACAACTATTACTATCCACCTCCACCACCGCCTCCACCACCCCCGATGCCAGTCATGCCAATGCCGCCTCCAGGACCGATGGATGTCCACCACCTGGCCGCCCCTGGAACCACAGAATCTCCAAGACCGTATGAGCCGCCACCAACACACAAGGAGCCCCTCCTCCGCCATCCTAACTACTCCCACCTTCACACGCCAGAGCCCCCTTACCGATAGCCTTCACCAACTCTCTCACACACGtgtatgaatgtgtttattaattgtatGATTGGGAGTGTTGACTGCGTGTGGTTGTGCAAGTCCTGCCTAATAACAATGCTGAAGAATTTTTGAGTAAAGGGATACATTAATTATTTCACATTAATGTGCTTCAGACTTATTTGTTGCACAGTTTTCACCAGTTTGTTCCCCCTATTTAGTTTTAGGGCAGCCCACAAGTTTCAAAGACGTTCAAGATTGGTAGTTTTAACACCTTTTTTTGAACTAACTTCATGGTGTTTCAGTATACTATCAGAACTGGTGCCTGATTATTTAGGCTTTTGAGTTTAAACTTAATTTCTTACAGATCAAGCActtttgtctgtctttctcaGCCTGGCATTTTCCCCAGTCAGATGAAGCGTGCCTTCTGCAGTTGTTTTTTGTAAACTAATTTTTTTCACAAATTACTAAATGTTGAACGATTTAAGTTAAGTGTTTGAAGGAGATGGGGGCACCTATTAATTTTGTTCCTATCAGTTATAATGTCCAGGAGGATTTGGATCAGTGATGTCAaaatctataataaaaaaaagacggTATTTGTAATTAAATGAGGACCTGTGTGAATGgtggtttgtatgtgtgtaaacgtgtgtgtgtgcgtgcgtgtgtcttTGGATATGCAAGAATGTTGATACATAATTTGACTTgcaacagaaacacacaaactTAACACACACCAGACCTATTTCCTTCAGTTCTAAACGGGTGGGATTTTGCCTTGGGCAGAGACATGCTTCCATCAGTATCAGCAACATAACACAGTTGTGCTTTAAGGAGCCCATGTCTTTTTCAACTCTTTAGGCACAGCCTTGCCAGGGCAGATGACTTGAACCTGCTCTGAACTTGAACCCGAGCTCACATTTTAGTCACCCATTGGTTGTGAGGCTAGGCCACACAAATGGATGGCTAGTGAATGTTAGTTTACCTGGCATTCGTCAATAAAATCAAGACTTTTCACTTTTAATAGACAGGCAAACTCATGCTTCATACTCGTGTTTTTCTGTTATTCCATATCTTTATTGACTCTGGGTTTGGAGATGCCATTTATTAAGGATTGGCAAAAGGGTCGGTTGCCTGCAGAGAGCAACTATGCATGCTTTGCAGGATTTAGAAGAGTTGATTGATAGACTGTATTCTTCACTTTCATGGACAATATACTGTGGGTGTACAGACTAGACAGTGAAGATCTTTCtcaaattaccttttttttcttgttccagACAGCAGAAGTATTTTTCCTCTCATTTAAAAGCAGGCCCATGCAAACAGCTCTTGTTTTCTTCTACAATTTTGACTTTTCACGTTTACATTACGGTCAATTTTAGTGTACAAATTGATTTGGGTTTAGTCGATATGATTCTAAAGTTGCAAGGTCTATTGCATTAGACCAAGTTGATTTGAATTTGAGAATAAAAGGTAGTAAAGTATGACATGTGTTTTGTTCAATGTGATGCTCCATTTGGCAGTAATTTTAGGATATTTGAATTAAAGATAATCTGATTTAAAacgaaaaaaaattgaaaac comes from Astyanax mexicanus isolate ESR-SI-001 chromosome 17, AstMex3_surface, whole genome shotgun sequence and encodes:
- the rbm14a gene encoding RNA-binding protein 14a, producing the protein MDNSSAVKLFVGNLALETTQDDLIALFAPYGEVETITVLRQFAFVHLQGEGAADRAIRDLNGREYRGRNLVVEESRGRPLNSIKVFVGNLSALCTSDDLHELFSRFGNVLECDKVKTKPSSSAGYAFVHMERKEDAEKAIEALHGSSFKGRPLSVELSKVQQTKPSAVSKVPCARCGMQGHFAGECPTRPPMEHHQSQAAVLAAAAAAAAGLPIQVQQSVHNSFFNTTSSDPTYAALKGLTEGSASDGKPVSAAVYGALASQVYGSVADQVYGSGNNQAADPVSVEAPSSTAAVNPAYGAEVDPQAVFEAARARFIEQGQHVLAEQQAITKSDRDRSPIRRSAPLLPDPVPQPMSQARPKRRALLPTPPGGPELPTAKDGDPISRCYAEYYQQYQQYQQYQQYQQYNYYYPPPPPPPPPPMPVMPMPPPGPMDVHHLAAPGTTESPRPYEPPPTHKEPLLRHPNYSHLHTPEPPYR